Within the Calypte anna isolate BGI_N300 chromosome 10, bCalAnn1_v1.p, whole genome shotgun sequence genome, the region GGAACAACCATCACTACTTATCTGTGATACCACAGACAGGAGCACAGTTTCCCGCAGAACAAGAAGATcaagcagcatctctgcaggaTGACTGAAACAACAGACACTGACACTGAATCCAGGTCCTGGTCAGTTTTAGGCTTTAAGATGTCTCCAGAACAAGGTGGTGACATTAGCAGTGATGATCATCATAGTCATCTTTCACTGAGTCATCATCCCTTGTATCAATATAATTCCATCCAGCCTCAAAAGTATTCAAAAAGCAGGTTAAGAAAAGGCTAATTCCAGTCTGAGTGTACAGGGAAAGAATAGTTATTTATGTGCATGTGAGGCTGATGACAACAACCTCTCCAAGGTCTTTGTTTGCTTGATTATTCTCTGGGgtgtttcagtattttcagctctgaaaagTTTTTTAAGGAATGAGGTGAGGGGAGCAGCACTCAACCTGgcagaacagaaaggaagagcTGATACATTCACTTAGCCAAAATATAAGAAGGAAAGGTGGAAATATTGAGGGGAGGGTGTCTTTGCCAAACAAAGAgctctaatttatttttttttgttttccccataAGAAAATGAAGCTCCTAGAGAAGATGAAGATGGATTCAAAACGTGGAGAAGTGAAAGATTTTTAAACCGGATTTCAAGATTCTTGTGGTTTCAGGTGAGAAACTGTTTGTCTGAAGAGTTTGTTGGTTGACACAAAAATGGGACACACTTCCATGATTTTCAGTTAGTAAGCTGACTAAAAACTGGGATTTTGCATGATGAAGAGTTTATAGAAAAATCGAAAATTAGCTCTGTGGGAAGAAATGTATAAGTCAAATGTATAAGTCTCACAAAGTTCTGCTATCAAGTGATAGCAGTGGTCCAGGTGTAGGTTATTGGATGGGTGTCCTCATAGAGCCTTCACTGCAATAGGATGTGGTCACCTgcctaaatcatagaatcatagaattggctgggttggaagggacctcagagatcatcgagtccaacccttttaccaccgttacggttgctagaccatggcactgagtgccacatccagtctcttttgaaatatctccagggacggagaatccactacttccccgggcagcccattccaatgcttgatcactctctctgtaaagaaattctttctaatatctaacctaaatttcccctggcacaacttaagaccctgccctcttgtcttgttgaaagtcgtctggcaaaagagaccaacgtccacccggttacaacctcctttcagggagttgtagagagtgatgaggtctcccctgagcctcctcttctttaggctgaacacccccagctccctcagcctctcctcatagggtctgtgctcgagtcccttcaccagcctggttgccctcctttggacctgctccaggacctcgatatccttcctgaactggggggcccagaactggacacaggactcgaggtgtggcctcaccagtgctgagtacaggggcagaaaatGTGGTGGGCAACATCAAAAAGGAGGTGCAGTCTGCAGGGCAGAAACTGATTTCTGAGCTAATAGTTGGACTGCTGCTAGGGAAAGAAATAGATCATTTCCTTAGATGATTCAGCTCAAACGTTGTAAATACATCTTGGATGGATTACAGTCCAGAGTGCTTACTTTTCTCTGTCAGCTGTAAGAGGAGTCTGAGGTGAGTGCCTTAGATGCAGATGTTCTATGTTAGGTGGCATTAATCCTGCTGCTTCAAACAGCTGTGCTAGATCAGGGAAGACAGTGAGCTGACAAAACCTCACTGAATACAATAATACAGTATATGTGTTGGGAACCCTGGGCCTGAAAACTTTGTGTTTTGCCAGGTGCatgaaactgaacaaaaatgCACTCCCTGAATACATTGCCAGCACCTCTCCCATCTGGTATCTCTCACATGCTGATGAAAACAGCTGCCAACAAGAGTCTGtgcagggggagaaaaagaaagaatagatTGTCTGTTCAGGTCCTTTGCTGGTATAGCCTTAAACAAAGTATTGTGTCTAGTTTTGGCcactgaatatatatataattttatatattttttagtGCTTCTATACTAACCAGATCCAGAAAAGATCAGTCAAAGCCTCAGGAGTTTTGGAAAAAGCAATTTCTAAAGAAGTGTAGAGAATGAGGTGATTCAGTACACAtcagagggaaataaaaaagagcacTGAGACAAGCTGTAAGATTTAtctaaactgtatttttcagattAAGGGTCTGGCAACTGAACTTTCTCTGAGTTCTCAGTGACAAGAACTAGGTACTTTGAAAAGATGATTTGTCCTGTCTGTTTTAGGGTGAATCAAACTCCTTGAATCTGGAATCCTTCATTCTACCACTGACAGGGCTGCAGGGTGAGACAACTGGAAGGTGCTTCCctgtgggtttgggggtttcttGGCAGGGTAAGCATATATTGAAGATAGCATAGATGTTCTTCATACTCATTTGTGGAATTTGGATTCTTTTTCAGCCTACTTCCAGTAATAAAAATGTCTGCATTACAGCTCATGCTACATACCTATATATAGGGAATATATAAGATGAGTCCATACATATCAATAATACATATCcagggttggatggggccttgagcaacctgatctaatgataggtgaccctgcccatATCAcgggggtggaactggatgatctttagggtcccttccaacccaaaccatcctgtggtTCTATGGTAGCAATGGAAATATGGCTGTTTCACTTAGGAACTATCAGACCATATACTTCTTTTCACAGCAACAGTGAATACAGTAAACGTTGTGATGGCATCTTATGAAGCTGATATTTAAGCTGCTTGCACAGACTGGAAACATAATGGAAAGTACCCttgtgctggaggagaagcGTGAGTATTACTTCAGTTTATGTGTTTTTCTCAGTATGGGGAGTGATAAGTGATGTGACTTAGAGGATGTGAGAAATTTGCATGGAAATCAGGTGACAAGTCCAATAATGCAAagacttcttttcctctttgcttctctgctctgtgaAGAACCTGGTTATTTGAGTCTGAACTGCCAAAGCCTTGATTAGTGCTAACAATTTCCTATTTTATCACTAGAACAAAAGTTATGACAAAGCaagaatggaaaaacaaaaccactgtgACAGAGTTCATCCTCCTGGGATTTGGGAATGGCCCTGAAACGGagtctcttttcttcctggtgTTTCTCTCCATCTACATTGCAACCATAACTGGGAACACCTCCATCATTGTGCTGACAGTGGCCCATCGGCgcctccacacccccatgtacttcttcctggGCAATTTGGCCTGCTTAGAGATTTGCTACAGCTCCAATATCTTGCCCAGGTTGTTGCTTAGCTATCTGGGTGGAGACAGAAGCATTTCAGTCAGAGGGTGTATCACACAGTACTATTTCTTTGGctgcctggcagctgcagagtgCTATCTCCTTGCAGCGATGTCCTATGACCGCTACCTGGCGGTCTGCAGACCCCTGCACTACCCCTCCCACATGGGCAGGAAGCTCTGTCTCCAGCTGGCTGCTGCATCCTGGATAAGTGGCTTTCTCTCTAATTCTCTCCTCACCTTCCTGATCACAAATTTAGATTTCTGTGGGCCTAATGAAATTGAACATTTTTTCTGTGACTCGTTCCCCATGATGAAACTCTCCTGCAGTGACACTCGAGTCACGGGGCTTGTCACTTCTGTCGTGGCAGGTGTGTGCTCACTGCCCCCCTTTCTGCTGACCTTCTCCTCCTATTTCTGCATCATCACCACGGTCATGAGAATTCCTTCTGccactggaaggaaaaagaccTTTTCCACATGCTCCTCACATCTGGTTGTGGTGATTCTCTTTTACTGGTCAATATTAGTTGTCTATGTTCTTCCTCATCAAGATACCCAAGTATCTCCAAGCAaagtcttttctgttttttacaCCATCCTTACTCCCTTGGTCAATCCTCTGATCTACAGTCTGAGAAACAAAGAAGTGAAGGAAGCTCTGAGAAAGCAGGCAAGTAAATTGATGGCTTTCAGAGGGTTGCTTTCTGTTAAAAAAGGGGGTAATAATCCTCAATGAGTTACAGGTTCAGACACAACTACATGGCATGTGAATATAATTAATGTGAATAAAGCTTTGAAATATTGAGCTGTACATCTTAAAAGTAaataagcagagaaacaaaacaggtaCAAAATCTTGGTATCAGGGAGTGGTATGGAGAAAGAACATGAATATGTACTGAACACTGTAAAGCAAGTCATGTAAATCCATGAATGTCAATGTATATGTATTATTGCACATGATACCTTCCTGCCTGCtcacatttcccccccccccacagccAAAATTCAGTTCAGAATAAGCTGAAACTCAGTTTACAGCAGATACAACATTTCTTTGTTAATGTTGTGTCCTGGATTCTCTTAGTTTTTACACCTATGGTGTAGATGTTTGTAGCCAAGATCTTTAGTCCCTTGGTTGCAAATGAAGAAGGTGAGAAGCTTTGTGTTGCTTGAATGGGGTTCACTTGATCTGGTTTGGATGTCTGGTTTTGGTTAATATAAACCACACCCTAGAAGGACTCAGTTCAATATCTGCCCAAACTGCTCACATATACAGAAGATGACAATGTAGACACCCAGtctaaaatgaaatgctgtATTTGGGCTGACAATTAAAACTGCCAAGTGAAAGCAAAACTCCCACAACAGCATTGCAACACCTTCCAAAGATGAATGCCCCTTCTGCTTGTGTTTAGTGGAGAAGGAGGGGTGATAAATGGGAAGGACCATCTTTACTAACCTGAAATCAGCTAATTTTGCATATGTAATGTTACTCTCCATGGTGACAATAAAGAAATCAGGACAGATGGTTATAAATATTCTGTAGATTATAGAATTATGGTTGCTTTGTGTGTTCTTATATTTaacatggttaaaaaaaaaaaagtgcttagCCAAGCTTCACACTTGACAGAAGTGTTTAGCAGCACAATGagcaggcacagggaggggTGGTCATCACAGTGAAACCACAGAGCTTCTGAGGGCAGTGAGCAGAGCCAGAAATGGTTATGGGAAACAACCCTAGGGGCTGAAGGAGGGAATGACTGGAGGGGGAGATAGCAAAAATAGGAAAGAATAGGTGCCACTTTCTGCACAAGGCTGTATGGGACAGGAGAAGTTTCCTTATTCCTTGTCTAAGTTTAGACAGTTAATTTGCACTGCACTCAATACACATATACCTGCCCCATAGCATAAATCCACAACAGGCCAAATTAACTAGGCTCAGCAATGTCTAGATTGCTTTATTTACTATAAGGAGCATCCATTAAGACATCTGCAGTGTGATCTCTGTCACTAGTTTCCCAACACACTAAATGGAAAAAGCCATTTCTCCATTGGGACTTGCCTGCACCATTTGGACTTCTTGAGGCTATGCTGAATTGCACCTTAAAAGTGCCTGTTCCTCTCCTCTGATTAAGAGCAAGTGACTTAATGACAAGCTCAGATGTAGAACTTTAGAACTTAAACCACTTGAGAGACATAGATAGACCTGCAGTGCTGTTTGAGACAACCAGGACCATCGTAGATGATCTCCATAATGTTCCAGTAGGGCAGCTCTTCTGCAGATCTCAATCCTCTTTGCCAGTCTTAAGCAGATATTTTGGATACTCTGCAGTGTTTTCAAAGCCAATAGATATATCAGTAACAATGAAACCACTGGATTGCAGATGGCTGAAGTTAGGTATTCATCTCTTTTGGTCTTGCTACCAGGTTTCCTTCCCTTGCACAAAATACTTGGTTCAGTGTGGGTCTAGAACACTTTTCAAAAATTAGTTTTGGAAACACCAggctgaatttttaattttctgaagagctgtggTTCAAGTAGGATCCATTTGACCTGAATTTACCCGTTCAACTGTGGCCTTTTTAGCTAAATGAcatgctgctcctgcctggttATAGAAAGAGAGAGCTGTCTTCAGAAGGTGATGTCCCCACTCTCAGTGAGATGTCTAAAACAAGCAGAGTGGTTTGGGGCTTCTTTCTCTCCATCAAGACAGACTTGATTAATAATCTAGACAAGGCATCTAGCAAAGgtgtttttctcctcccctggcTTTCAGATGGAGAATCACACTTTgctatttaaattttattttaaatttaaatttaaacttaATATTGCTAACTTGATTGCATGGACTCatctaagacaaaaaaaaaaaaaaaaaaaaaaaaaaagaaaggaaaaataaatgttcattaatttaaattgttttcagtcTGCTACAGTACCAAGGGAGATGCTTTGTCTTCTGAGTATACTTGGTAATGAATCCAGAGAGAGGTTCCTACTTCAGGAAGCAATGTAAGATAGCACGTGGTTCAGAAGAGCTGAACCTCCCTCTTTCTGGGTTATCCTACAGGAATATTCACAGTCTTGAAGTGTTGTccaaaaggcagaagaaggtATCCCAGTATCTGAAGTCATGAATGAAGTCATCATATCAGAATCTCTGGATTGCTTCTCATGACAATTGAGGTATACCAGTATTTACTGCTATTTGGCAAAGGAAATTGGCAAGAAAAGTGCTTTTTAGTCTAGATGGctcaagaaaatattaaatacttttaaagggTAGAAAAGAAGTTATCTGAGAACTCCAGATGTCTGCAATGTACACAGTGATGTCTAAGCTGTATGTTAAGACTTTCAAGGTGTAAGAGAATTAAGTACTTCTAGTGAACAGCTTGTTTCAGATGACTCCTGCAGAATGAACAAAAATGTGACTTGTTGTTTCTATCGATTGCAAGGGAAGGGTAAGTGGGTCTCTCAGGTGCTGGTTGTTGCTCTGTGACTGTTTGCAGAAACAACACAaaaggttttcttcttcattcagGATGGTATTTCACTGCTATAAatacagacttaaaaaaaaccaaacctcctCCCTGCTCTACAATGGGTCTTTTTATAAGTAGTTCCACAGCTTGGGAAAGAGAAGTACCATCCCACAATGAAGGACAAGCAAGCTACAGGGTGCTTCAGTAAACTGAACCCACCCATCCACCCAAACCCTTGGGTGCAGCAGAAGGTGATGGGGGACATGTCTGATGCCATTGCAAGGCTTATATTTGTCATCTTTTGCAAACTGGGGTAGGTTCCTAgtgacagagaaaaagcaaatgtgcCTGTCTTCAAGAAGGCCAAGCAGAAAGATCTTGTCAGGCTGACCTCAGCCTCGAGGAGCAACACAGAGCCAGTCCTTCTGGAAGTCATGTCCAGGCACATGAAGGGCATGGAACATTGTGCAACAGCACAGATTTACCAAAACCATGTCATACCTGACCAACCTGCCACCTTTAGATGGTAAGATGAAAAgcccagagcagggaagggcagagtGGTGGATGCCATAGTAGCAGTTCTTGACATAGTAGCCTTGTAGCCAAATTGGGAAGATCTAAACAGGATGGGAAGATGTTAGGATGGTCTGGACCATGAAGACTTCAACTGAGTCTGGCTGGTAGGTGCCTATGAGGCATTCTTCATGGACTGTGCTCCAACTAATGCTGTTTCATGAATTCATCAGTGATAGAGAACATCCTTAGGAGGCTACAGATGACAGAAATTTGGGAACAGGGGAAAAGGACCATACACaggaacttcatgaagttcaaggCGATTGCCAGATCCTGGCCATGGCACAAAAAATGCCAAGATATAGATTGGTACTGGCcatctgaggagcagctctgcagaaaaggatgCAAGGTGGATGGCAAGCTGAGTGTGAATCAGCAATGTGTCCCCTGCATTGCTGCCTGTCCTACCAAGAGCCAGGAAGCTGGCCAAAGGAACACACCCATTCCCTTCTACTTGGCATTTCTGAGGCTACCTATGGAGGAAAGAATCCCATTTGGAGATCTTTCTATACAAAGAAGATTGATAAACAGAGAAGAGTCCAGAAGAGGAGCAAAGATGCTCATAGGAAATAGCTGAAGATGGTAACCTACTGAAAGAGGTTTGGTTTATTCACAGTGCAGACTTGGAACTTTACTGTGGAGGAACAGAACAAGATGAACCAACCGGTGCCAGTAATAAAAGTGCAGGTTGGAGGGTGCCTCAAGTGCAAACTGCCAGGGGGGActttcccagctcctcctgctttctgccAGGCAGGGAGTGGCTCCTGTCCCTGCTAACAGATGGCACCCACAGACTGTGACACCAGTGAGTATAACTGGATTAACTGGGAAATACAATCTAGGTTTCTGATTAACTTTTGTAACTGGTgtaaaggcaggaaaaatgagaaggaaattcACCTCAGATGTGATCATCTGCATCACAAATATCTAAATTTGGACAGACAGATTGCAATCTACAAGTGTAAAGTTTCTCACAACACTGGCTCTGTAAGCAATTGTCCAGTGGCACTGAATAAAGAACAGTGATAGTCCAAAAAAAGTCATAACATTACCAGGTCATTATTTTATATCTTATCGTTGATGAGACCAAACAAAAGATATGTTGTGTACATCTTTCCAGCTTCAAATGTATGGTCTTACCATCAAcgattttattctttctttatttaaaatctttatcTACATcaatgtgtgcatgtgtgtgaaAGCAGGAGAGAACTTTCTTTTCTAGAAGTAGAGCAGAGGATGTAATTAGATTTCCATTTTGTAGGAAACTACTTCATGTTATGTACACAAAATAGGTGAATTAATAATGAAAACCTGTTTCAGAAATAACAGttgaactgaaaaatgaagtagATGTggcaacattttcatttcattaaaaagggAAACAGATAAACTATAAGGACAATCCCAACTAGCTCTTCTCCAGTGAAGCTCATTGCTTTTTCATGTTACCTTGTTTCTATcatttgttgcttgtttttagTATGCCTCTCAAAAATTTGTTTGCCAGCTGTATTTTCCCACTTACTATCATGGAACCAGTTTCAGAACagacattatttttccttc harbors:
- the LOC103532302 gene encoding olfactory receptor 11A1 encodes the protein MTKQEWKNKTTVTEFILLGFGNGPETESLFFLVFLSIYIATITGNTSIIVLTVAHRRLHTPMYFFLGNLACLEICYSSNILPRLLLSYLGGDRSISVRGCITQYYFFGCLAAAECYLLAAMSYDRYLAVCRPLHYPSHMGRKLCLQLAAASWISGFLSNSLLTFLITNLDFCGPNEIEHFFCDSFPMMKLSCSDTRVTGLVTSVVAGVCSLPPFLLTFSSYFCIITTVMRIPSATGRKKTFSTCSSHLVVVILFYWSILVVYVLPHQDTQVSPSKVFSVFYTILTPLVNPLIYSLRNKEVKEALRKQASKLMAFRGLLSVKKGGNNPQ